From Streptomyces chrestomyceticus JCM 4735, one genomic window encodes:
- a CDS encoding chitosanase — MRARSIAKSLRKPATGLTLGLVLLAVPATAVAGTAVAAPGQAPATAHVTAKAAAGLDDPAKKEIAMQLVSSAENSSLDWKKQYAYIEDIKDGRGYTAGIIGFCSGTGDMLDLVELYTQRKPGNVLAKYLPALRKVNGSDSHAGLGSAFEKDWKKAAQDKDFQKAQNDERDRVYFNPAVKQGKADKIGVLGQFAYYDALVMHGDGSDKTSFSNIRKRALAKAKTPAQGGDEKAYLDAFLDARVWAMQQEEAHSDTSRVDTAQRVFLKKGNLNLNPPLDWKVYGDSYHIG; from the coding sequence ATGCGTGCCCGATCCATAGCCAAGTCGCTCCGCAAGCCCGCCACCGGCCTCACCCTCGGCCTGGTCCTGCTCGCCGTACCGGCGACCGCCGTCGCCGGTACGGCGGTCGCCGCCCCCGGCCAGGCACCCGCCACGGCCCACGTCACCGCCAAGGCCGCGGCCGGACTGGACGACCCGGCGAAGAAGGAGATCGCCATGCAACTGGTCTCCAGCGCCGAGAACTCCTCGCTGGACTGGAAGAAGCAGTACGCCTACATCGAGGACATCAAGGACGGCCGCGGCTACACCGCCGGCATCATCGGCTTCTGTTCCGGCACCGGCGACATGCTCGACCTCGTCGAGCTGTACACCCAGCGCAAGCCCGGCAACGTCCTGGCGAAGTACCTGCCCGCGCTGCGCAAGGTCAACGGCAGCGACTCGCACGCGGGCCTGGGCTCCGCCTTCGAGAAGGACTGGAAGAAGGCCGCCCAGGACAAGGACTTCCAGAAGGCGCAGAACGACGAGCGGGACCGGGTGTACTTCAACCCGGCCGTCAAGCAGGGCAAGGCCGACAAGATCGGCGTGCTGGGCCAGTTCGCGTACTACGACGCGCTGGTCATGCACGGTGACGGCAGCGACAAGACCAGCTTCTCCAACATCCGCAAGCGCGCCCTGGCCAAGGCGAAGACCCCGGCCCAGGGCGGCGACGAGAAGGCGTACCTCGACGCCTTCCTGGACGCCCGGGTCTGGGCGATGCAGCAGGAGGAGGCGCACAGCGACACCAGCCGCGTGGACACCGCGCAGCGCGTCTTCCTGAAGAAGGGCAACCTGAACCTGAACCCGCCGCTGGACTGGAAGGTGTACGGGGACTCGTACCACATCGGCTGA